In one Winogradskyella sp. MH6 genomic region, the following are encoded:
- a CDS encoding OmpA family protein, producing the protein MIKQLSLIALLLLTMTSCVSKKIYTELEDKYANLKKENRALSDEVETLSVDKNKLTNDLNSLQAAYDDAVKERDQLRSDYAATKTNLDNLKASYDALEKNSSAEIAKNAKKNRELLAQLEAKEQALAAENERLEKLKKELESRSQRVAELESVIAAKDANMRALKDAISKALTNFEGKGLTVEQRDGKVYVSMENKLLFESGSWYVGAQGKQAVKQLASVLADNPDIAILIEGHTDNVPYKGNAQLSGNWDLSTKRATAIVNILRENNAINPENLTAAGRGEYAPVASNDSAEGRAKNRRIEVILTPKLDEISKLLNEI; encoded by the coding sequence ATGATTAAACAACTTTCATTAATAGCACTTTTACTTCTCACAATGACGTCTTGTGTGTCTAAAAAAATATACACAGAACTTGAAGATAAATACGCTAATCTTAAAAAAGAAAACAGAGCCTTATCTGATGAAGTGGAAACACTTTCTGTAGACAAAAACAAATTAACCAACGATTTAAACAGCTTACAAGCAGCTTATGACGATGCTGTAAAAGAAAGGGATCAATTACGTTCAGATTATGCTGCTACAAAAACTAACCTAGATAATTTAAAAGCGTCCTACGATGCATTAGAAAAAAATAGCTCTGCTGAAATTGCAAAAAATGCTAAAAAAAACAGAGAGCTTTTAGCGCAATTAGAAGCTAAAGAACAAGCCCTTGCTGCCGAAAATGAGCGTTTAGAAAAACTAAAAAAAGAACTTGAAAGCAGATCGCAACGTGTTGCAGAATTAGAGAGTGTAATTGCTGCAAAAGATGCTAACATGCGTGCTTTAAAAGATGCTATTTCTAAAGCCTTAACTAACTTTGAAGGCAAAGGTCTTACGGTAGAGCAACGCGATGGTAAAGTTTATGTGTCTATGGAAAATAAGTTACTTTTTGAATCTGGAAGTTGGTATGTTGGTGCACAAGGGAAGCAAGCTGTAAAACAATTAGCAAGCGTTTTAGCAGACAATCCAGATATTGCCATTTTAATTGAAGGTCATACAGACAACGTACCTTACAAGGGCAATGCACAATTAAGTGGCAACTGGGATTTATCGACTAAGCGTGCGACAGCAATTGTAAATATTCTTAGAGAGAATAATGCTATTAACCCTGAAAATTTAACAGCAGCAGGTCGCGGAGAATATGCACCAGTAGCCTCTAACGACAGTGCGGAAGGCAGAGCTAAAAACCGCAGAATAGAAGTAATCTTAACTCCAAAACTTGATGAGATTTCAAAACTGTTGAATGAGATTTAA
- a CDS encoding porin family protein, with product MKNTFLVVLFITSFIGFSQNTEDKEKSELYKNYREDQFYISVTYNLLNQKPGDVSQSGFSSGFHFGFIRDMPINEKRTVALGIGLGLSTNSYNQNIAISETNNLVSFNVIDESGINVSKNKFTTYLLEVPFEFRWRKSSPTNYNFLRIYPGFKLGYLFYNSTKFKSDQGSEKLSNIDNFNKLQYGLTLSAGYSTWNVHVYYGLNPIFKDSAKLDGEILDISSFKIGLMFYIL from the coding sequence ATGAAGAATACCTTTTTAGTTGTTTTGTTTATTACAAGCTTCATCGGCTTTTCACAAAATACAGAAGATAAAGAAAAATCTGAATTGTATAAGAACTATCGCGAAGATCAGTTTTATATTTCAGTGACTTATAACCTTCTTAACCAAAAACCAGGTGATGTTAGTCAGAGTGGGTTTTCCTCTGGGTTTCATTTTGGTTTCATTAGAGATATGCCTATTAATGAAAAGCGAACAGTTGCTTTAGGTATAGGTTTGGGGTTGTCTACAAATTCCTATAATCAGAATATAGCCATTAGCGAAACAAATAATCTGGTTTCATTTAATGTGATAGATGAAAGTGGAATCAATGTTTCAAAGAATAAATTTACAACCTATCTATTAGAAGTACCTTTTGAATTTCGATGGAGAAAATCTAGTCCGACCAATTATAATTTCTTAAGAATATATCCAGGATTTAAATTAGGATATCTTTTTTATAATTCAACAAAATTTAAAAGTGATCAAGGCAGCGAGAAGCTTTCTAATATTGATAACTTTAATAAACTACAGTATGGATTAACCTTAAGTGCAGGTTATAGCACGTGGAATGTTCATGTTTATTATGGTCTAAATCCTATTTTTAAAGATTCTGCAAAGTTAGATGGGGAAATTCTAGACATAAGCTCTTTTAAGATTGGTTTAATGTTTTACATTTTATAA
- a CDS encoding exodeoxyribonuclease III, with protein MKIASYNVNGIRAAINKGFIDWLQATNPDVICLQEIKAMEDQLDLDLFTNAGYEYNYWFSAQKKGYSGVAILCKKEPNHIEFGTGIESMDFEGRNLRVDYDAVSVMSMYLPSGTNDARLSHKFEYMDLIHNYLNELQNEKPNLVVCGDYNICHEPIDIHNPKMKGVSGYLPEEREWLGNFIDSGFIDSFRHLHPEKQEFSWWSYRANARANNKGWRLDYAMVSEPLQEKIKRSVILTEAVHSDHCPILLELDL; from the coding sequence ATGAAAATAGCTTCGTACAATGTTAATGGCATAAGAGCTGCCATAAATAAAGGTTTTATAGATTGGTTACAAGCCACAAATCCAGACGTAATTTGTTTACAGGAAATTAAAGCCATGGAAGACCAACTCGACTTAGATCTCTTTACAAATGCAGGCTATGAATATAATTACTGGTTTAGCGCTCAAAAAAAAGGCTATAGTGGTGTTGCCATTCTTTGCAAAAAAGAACCAAACCATATTGAGTTTGGTACTGGTATAGAGTCTATGGACTTTGAAGGTAGAAACCTTAGAGTAGATTACGATGCCGTTTCTGTAATGAGCATGTACTTACCTTCTGGCACTAACGATGCAAGGTTATCGCACAAGTTTGAGTATATGGATTTAATTCATAATTATTTAAACGAGTTACAAAACGAAAAACCAAATCTTGTGGTTTGTGGAGATTATAATATTTGCCATGAGCCTATAGATATTCATAACCCGAAAATGAAAGGTGTTTCTGGTTATTTACCTGAAGAACGTGAATGGTTAGGTAATTTTATTGACAGCGGATTTATTGATAGTTTTAGACATCTACATCCAGAAAAACAAGAATTCTCATGGTGGAGTTACAGAGCCAATGCCAGAGCCAATAACAAAGGTTGGAGATTAGACTATGCTATGGTGAGCGAGCCTTTACAAGAAAAAATAAAACGAAGCGTTATACTCACTGAAGCTGTGCATAGCGACCATTGCCCAATTTTATTAGAATTAGATTTATAA
- the rpoN gene encoding RNA polymerase factor sigma-54, whose product MSLKQYLQFKLSQKLSPQQIQLMKLIQLPTQAFEQRLKQELEENPALDTGKDEPTDDNFDEFDNSVDDYNDNDTIDADDINVDEYLSDDEIPDYRTQANNYSSDDEEKNVPYAAGTSFTQHLINQLNTFRLSEQEEEIAYFLVGSVDESGYIRRSLSDITDDLAFTQNVYTSEEEVEKVLKIVQQLDPAGVGARNLQECLSIQLNRKEQNPDVELASKIIDKAFEQFTKKHYKKLMQKFSIDEEQLKDAIEEVERLNPKPGGSYAGNNKIVEHIVPDFAIKIVDGELELTLNGRNAPELHVSREYSNMLKGYKDTKEKSKAQKDAVLFIKQKLDAAKWFIEAVRQRQQTLFVTMSAIMHYQKEYFLTGDERKLRPMILKDIADEIEMDVSTISRVANSKYVDTPYGTKLIKEFFSESMTNDQGEEVSTREIKKILETVIEEENKKKPLTDEALSKILKEKGYPIARRTVAKYREQLDIPVARLRKEL is encoded by the coding sequence ATGTCCCTAAAACAGTATTTACAGTTTAAGCTTTCTCAAAAGCTTTCTCCACAGCAAATTCAACTTATGAAGTTGATACAGCTTCCTACACAAGCTTTTGAACAACGCTTAAAGCAAGAGCTTGAAGAAAACCCTGCTTTAGATACTGGAAAAGATGAACCTACAGACGATAATTTTGATGAGTTTGACAACTCTGTAGACGACTATAATGACAACGATACTATTGATGCTGACGATATAAATGTTGATGAATATTTAAGCGATGATGAAATTCCTGACTATCGTACACAGGCGAATAATTATAGTTCTGATGACGAAGAAAAAAACGTACCGTACGCTGCAGGAACATCCTTTACGCAACATTTAATTAATCAGCTTAACACCTTCAGACTTTCTGAGCAAGAAGAAGAAATTGCTTACTTCTTAGTAGGTAGTGTAGATGAAAGTGGTTATATAAGACGTTCGTTATCTGACATCACAGATGATTTAGCTTTTACTCAAAATGTATACACATCTGAAGAAGAGGTTGAAAAGGTTCTTAAAATTGTTCAGCAGCTAGATCCAGCTGGTGTTGGTGCTCGTAATTTGCAAGAATGTTTAAGCATTCAACTGAACAGAAAAGAGCAAAATCCAGATGTAGAGTTAGCCAGTAAGATTATAGATAAAGCTTTTGAGCAGTTTACTAAGAAGCATTATAAGAAATTGATGCAAAAGTTTAGTATTGATGAAGAGCAACTCAAAGATGCTATTGAAGAAGTTGAACGCCTTAATCCTAAACCTGGTGGTTCTTATGCTGGTAACAACAAAATCGTTGAGCATATTGTCCCAGATTTTGCTATTAAAATAGTTGACGGTGAGTTAGAATTGACCCTAAACGGAAGAAATGCACCAGAGCTTCATGTATCTAGAGAGTATAGCAATATGCTTAAAGGTTATAAAGACACTAAGGAGAAATCTAAAGCACAAAAAGACGCTGTACTCTTTATAAAACAAAAGTTAGATGCCGCGAAGTGGTTTATAGAAGCTGTAAGACAACGTCAGCAGACACTTTTTGTTACCATGAGTGCCATTATGCATTATCAAAAAGAATACTTTCTTACAGGCGATGAACGTAAGCTAAGACCAATGATCTTAAAAGATATTGCTGATGAAATTGAAATGGATGTTTCAACAATTTCGAGAGTAGCAAACAGCAAATATGTAGACACTCCTTACGGTACCAAATTGATAAAGGAATTTTTCTCTGAATCGATGACCAACGACCAAGGTGAAGAAGTTTCTACAAGAGAAATAAAAAAGATTTTAGAAACGGTAATTGAAGAAGAAAACAAAAAGAAACCTCTAACTGACGAAGCCCTATCTAAAATTTTAAAAGAAAAAGGCTATCCTATCGCCAGACGTACAGTTGCTAAATACAGAGAGCAATTAGACATTCCTGTTGCAAGATTGAGAAAAGAACTATAA
- the asnS gene encoding asparagine--tRNA ligase: MTTKTVAELLSQDITLQDVTVKGWVRTFRANRFIALNDGSTINNIQCVVDFENFDEALLKRITTGAAIHIKGELVESQGKGQSVEIQVKELEVLGDSDPETYPIQPKKHTFEFLRENAHLRTRTNTFSAVMRLRSSLSFAIHKYFNENGFYYMHTPIITGSDAEGAGEMFRVSTLDPKNPPLTEDGDVNYKEDFFGKETNLTVSGQLEAETFAMSLGKVYTFGPTFRAENSNTSRHLAEFWMIEPEVAFMDLAGNMDLAEDFLKSVLGYVLENNKEDLEFLDKRLQDAEKTLPQAERSPMNLLDKIKFVVENNFKRVSYTEAIDILRNSKPNKKKKFKYIIEEWGADLQSEHERYLVEKHFKCPVILFDYPANIKAFYMRLNEDGKTVRAMDILFPGIGEMVGGSQREERLEVLKEKMKALDIPEEELWWYLDLRKYGTAVHSGFGLGFERLVMFATGMGNIRDVIPYPRTPQNAEF; the protein is encoded by the coding sequence ATGACAACAAAAACAGTAGCAGAATTATTATCTCAAGATATCACTTTACAAGATGTTACCGTAAAGGGATGGGTAAGAACGTTTAGAGCCAACAGATTTATTGCTTTAAATGATGGTTCTACCATAAATAATATTCAATGTGTTGTAGATTTTGAAAATTTTGATGAAGCCTTATTAAAGCGCATCACAACTGGTGCTGCTATTCATATAAAAGGTGAACTGGTAGAAAGCCAAGGAAAAGGCCAATCGGTAGAAATACAGGTAAAAGAACTTGAAGTTTTAGGAGATTCGGATCCTGAAACCTATCCTATTCAGCCAAAAAAACACACCTTCGAGTTTTTAAGAGAAAACGCTCACTTACGTACAAGAACTAATACGTTTAGTGCTGTAATGCGTTTGAGATCGTCATTGTCATTTGCTATTCATAAGTATTTTAACGAGAATGGCTTTTACTATATGCATACTCCTATAATCACTGGAAGTGATGCTGAAGGTGCTGGTGAAATGTTTAGAGTAAGTACTCTTGATCCTAAAAATCCACCTTTAACAGAAGATGGCGATGTAAATTATAAAGAAGATTTTTTCGGGAAAGAAACTAACCTAACCGTTTCTGGACAACTAGAAGCTGAAACTTTCGCAATGTCTTTAGGTAAGGTGTATACGTTTGGGCCAACCTTTAGAGCTGAAAATTCAAACACCTCTCGCCACTTAGCTGAATTCTGGATGATAGAACCAGAAGTGGCTTTTATGGACTTGGCTGGCAACATGGATTTAGCTGAAGATTTCTTAAAATCTGTTTTAGGCTATGTGCTAGAAAACAACAAAGAAGACTTAGAATTTTTAGATAAGCGTTTACAAGATGCTGAAAAGACACTACCTCAGGCAGAGCGTAGCCCAATGAACTTACTAGACAAGATTAAGTTTGTTGTAGAAAACAACTTTAAACGTGTAAGCTATACAGAAGCTATAGATATCCTAAGAAACAGTAAGCCAAATAAGAAAAAGAAATTCAAATATATCATTGAAGAATGGGGAGCAGACTTGCAGTCTGAGCATGAACGTTATTTAGTTGAAAAACACTTTAAATGTCCTGTAATCTTATTCGATTATCCTGCTAACATTAAAGCATTCTACATGCGCTTAAATGAGGATGGAAAAACCGTAAGAGCTATGGATATACTTTTCCCTGGTATTGGTGAAATGGTAGGTGGATCTCAACGTGAAGAACGTTTAGAGGTTCTTAAAGAAAAAATGAAAGCACTAGATATCCCAGAAGAAGAATTATGGTGGTACTTAGATCTTAGAAAATATGGTACAGCTGTTCATTCTGGTTTTGGTCTTGGATTTGAAAGACTCGTCATGTTTGCAACAGGAATGGGTAATATTCGAGACGTTATTCCGTATCCAAGAACACCTCAAAACGCAGAGTTCTAA
- a CDS encoding MotA/TolQ/ExbB proton channel family protein → MKRLFSILAITCLMAIGTVNANATTLATTTATITTVTQDAGETAGEDLSFHQELKKRFIEGGPGFMGIVLLCLILGLAIAIERIIFLNLSTTNTKKLTQNVEDALASGGIEAAKEVCRNTKGPVASIFYQGLDRADEDIDAAEKAVVAYGGVQMGQLEKNVSWISLFIALAPMLGFMGTVIGMIQAFDKIEAAGDMQPSLVAGGIKVALLTTVFGLIVAIILQIFYNYIIAKIDSIVNDMEDASITLMDLLVRHKK, encoded by the coding sequence ATGAAAAGATTATTTTCTATTCTTGCCATAACATGTTTAATGGCTATCGGAACTGTTAATGCCAATGCAACAACATTAGCAACTACAACAGCAACTATCACTACAGTAACTCAAGATGCTGGCGAAACAGCAGGTGAAGATTTGAGTTTCCATCAAGAATTAAAAAAGCGTTTTATTGAAGGTGGCCCAGGCTTTATGGGTATTGTATTATTATGTTTAATTCTTGGTTTAGCAATCGCTATTGAGAGAATTATCTTTTTAAACCTTTCAACTACAAACACTAAAAAATTAACTCAAAATGTAGAAGATGCACTTGCGTCTGGTGGTATAGAAGCTGCTAAAGAAGTTTGTAGAAACACAAAAGGACCAGTTGCCTCTATATTCTATCAAGGTTTAGATAGAGCTGACGAAGATATCGATGCTGCTGAAAAAGCTGTAGTAGCTTATGGTGGTGTACAAATGGGTCAGTTAGAAAAGAATGTGTCTTGGATTTCTTTATTTATAGCATTAGCACCAATGCTTGGTTTCATGGGTACGGTAATCGGTATGATTCAGGCCTTTGATAAAATTGAAGCGGCAGGTGATATGCAACCATCTTTAGTAGCAGGTGGTATTAAAGTAGCACTTTTAACAACAGTATTTGGTCTTATTGTGGCTATTATTCTTCAAATCTTTTACAACTACATCATCGCTAAGATTGACAGTATTGTAAATGACATGGAAGATGCATCAATTACATTGATGGACTTATTAGTAAGACACAAAAAATAA
- a CDS encoding aldo/keto reductase — protein sequence MKYTTLPNTDIKVSKICLGTMTWGNQNTQDEGFAQMDMALDKGVNFFDVAELYPVPAEAKTYAETERIIGNWFAKTRNRDKVVLATKIAGPGDYTAHIRTTGFSKQALNEAVDNSLKRLQTDYIDLYQLHWPERQTNTFGIRDYKHNPNDKWEDNFNDVLNTLDDIIKSGKIRHIGLSNEKAWGTMRYLEESKYNNLPKMITIQNAYSLLNRTFESELAEVSHREDIGLLAYSPMAFGVLSGKYIKGLDNENSRLNLFPRFARYSSAQCAEATKLYLKIAEDHGMTLAQMSLAFVNQRPFVTSNIIGATSTKQLEENIDSININLSDDVLKAIDEVHASMPNPAT from the coding sequence ATGAAATACACAACCTTACCAAACACAGATATAAAAGTTAGTAAAATATGTTTAGGCACCATGACATGGGGAAATCAAAACACTCAAGACGAAGGTTTTGCTCAAATGGACATGGCCTTAGACAAAGGTGTTAACTTTTTTGATGTCGCCGAATTATATCCTGTACCAGCAGAAGCAAAAACTTATGCAGAAACAGAACGCATTATTGGTAATTGGTTTGCTAAAACAAGAAACAGAGATAAGGTTGTTTTAGCCACTAAAATTGCTGGTCCTGGTGACTATACAGCTCACATAAGAACTACTGGTTTTAGTAAACAAGCCTTAAATGAAGCGGTAGATAATAGTCTAAAACGCTTACAAACGGATTATATAGATCTATACCAACTACACTGGCCAGAACGCCAAACCAATACTTTTGGTATTAGAGACTACAAGCACAACCCAAATGATAAGTGGGAAGACAATTTTAATGACGTATTAAACACTTTAGATGATATAATTAAATCCGGAAAAATTAGGCATATAGGATTGTCTAATGAGAAAGCTTGGGGAACCATGCGTTACTTGGAAGAATCCAAATACAATAATTTGCCCAAAATGATTACTATTCAAAATGCTTACTCTTTATTGAATAGAACTTTTGAAAGTGAATTGGCCGAAGTCTCTCATAGAGAAGATATTGGTCTTTTAGCGTATTCTCCTATGGCTTTTGGTGTTTTATCTGGAAAATACATCAAAGGTTTAGATAATGAAAACTCACGTTTAAACTTATTCCCAAGGTTTGCAAGATATAGTAGTGCACAATGTGCAGAAGCCACAAAACTTTACTTAAAAATAGCTGAAGATCATGGAATGACTCTAGCACAAATGTCTCTAGCATTTGTTAATCAGAGACCATTTGTAACTAGCAATATTATTGGAGCTACAAGCACAAAACAGCTTGAAGAAAATATCGACAGTATCAATATTAATCTGTCTGATGATGTGTTAAAAGCTATTGATGAAGTTCATGCAAGTATGCCAAATCCTGCGACTTAA
- a CDS encoding efflux RND transporter permease subunit, giving the protein MFKLLTTGFWEGVARIILRNKIFILIAIIVATVFLSMQWKHMRFTYTEANMLPDDHEVNLTYNDFLEVFGEEGNLIVLGVKDSSVFTVKQFNAWNNLAESFKPYDEVETVLSIKDLQKLVKNTEKKQFDLVPFIKDSISSLKQIDQLQEDLFKKYPFYDNFLFNAKTKTLRTAIYLKKDIVNTSARKDFIIDVLEKQINDFKEATNLEVRVSGMPYIRTLNSQNIVDEIPIFIGAALFVTSFIFFLFFRSFRATFISLIVVCIGVMWTFGILGLLGYEITVLTALIPPLIIVIGIPNCIFLINKYQHEVRSHGNKVKSLQRVITKVGNATLMTNVTTASGFATFILTESKLLKEFGIVASLSILAIFILCLLIIPIMYTFLPYPKERHLEHLNKRWISGFVDWMERMVKHRRITIYATAFVLIMASMIGINQMKISGSLIEDMPKDKQFFKDIRFFEEEFNGIMPLEIMVDTKRKKGVMKLSTLKRINELEELIEETPELSKPISVVSLVKYSKQAYFNGNPKYYQLPTSQENSFILSYAKNSSSDVDLLKNFVDSTGQYARITTFMKDIGTDKMERIQENLQNKIDKVFPKERYEVTMTGKALVFQKGTKYLVRNLVISLTLAIFLISLFMAYLFRSFRMIIVSLIPNLLPLLVTAGLMGYLGVPIKPSTILVFSIAFGISVDDTIHFLAKYRQELQANHWKIRKSVYAALRETGVSMFYTSIVLFFGFSVFTISSFGGTVALGALVSITLLFAMLSNLLLLPSLLLSLERNIANKEVLRKPTIDIIPSEDDNEDTIKND; this is encoded by the coding sequence ATGTTTAAACTATTGACTACAGGATTTTGGGAAGGTGTTGCGAGGATTATTCTTCGTAATAAAATCTTCATTCTTATTGCTATTATAGTAGCAACTGTGTTCTTGAGCATGCAATGGAAACATATGCGCTTTACATATACCGAAGCTAATATGTTGCCTGATGACCATGAAGTTAACCTAACTTACAACGATTTTTTAGAAGTTTTTGGAGAAGAGGGTAATCTCATTGTTTTAGGAGTAAAAGACTCTAGTGTATTTACGGTTAAACAGTTTAATGCATGGAACAACCTTGCAGAGTCCTTTAAACCTTATGACGAAGTTGAAACCGTTCTGTCTATAAAAGACCTTCAAAAGCTTGTTAAAAACACCGAAAAAAAACAGTTTGATTTAGTCCCTTTTATAAAGGACTCTATTTCTAGCTTAAAACAAATAGATCAACTTCAAGAAGACCTTTTTAAGAAATATCCTTTTTACGATAACTTTTTATTTAATGCAAAAACCAAAACATTACGTACTGCAATATATCTAAAGAAAGACATCGTTAATACGTCCGCCAGAAAGGACTTTATTATAGATGTTCTTGAAAAACAAATAAACGACTTTAAGGAGGCAACAAATCTAGAGGTTAGAGTATCTGGCATGCCTTACATCAGAACACTCAACTCACAAAATATTGTTGACGAAATACCAATTTTTATTGGTGCTGCTTTGTTTGTAACGTCATTTATTTTCTTTTTATTCTTTAGGTCTTTTAGAGCTACATTTATCTCACTTATAGTAGTATGTATTGGTGTAATGTGGACCTTTGGAATACTCGGCTTATTGGGCTATGAAATTACAGTACTAACAGCTCTAATTCCACCATTAATTATTGTTATTGGGATACCAAACTGTATCTTCTTAATTAATAAGTATCAGCATGAAGTTAGGTCGCATGGTAACAAGGTGAAATCTTTACAGCGCGTTATCACTAAAGTTGGTAATGCTACCTTAATGACTAATGTTACTACCGCTTCTGGTTTTGCAACGTTTATCTTAACTGAAAGCAAGCTGCTAAAGGAATTTGGTATAGTAGCATCGCTGAGTATTCTGGCTATTTTCATTCTCTGTTTGCTCATTATACCTATAATGTACACGTTTTTGCCATATCCAAAAGAGCGTCATTTAGAACATTTAAACAAACGTTGGATTAGTGGCTTTGTAGATTGGATGGAACGTATGGTGAAGCATAGAAGAATTACTATTTATGCAACAGCATTCGTGCTTATTATGGCGAGTATGATAGGTATCAATCAAATGAAAATATCTGGTAGTTTGATTGAAGACATGCCAAAAGACAAGCAATTTTTCAAGGATATTCGCTTTTTTGAAGAAGAGTTTAACGGCATTATGCCTTTAGAGATAATGGTGGACACCAAGCGTAAAAAGGGAGTTATGAAATTGTCTACCTTAAAACGTATTAATGAGTTAGAAGAACTTATTGAAGAAACACCAGAACTTTCTAAACCAATTTCTGTAGTGAGTTTAGTGAAGTATAGCAAACAGGCTTACTTTAACGGCAATCCAAAATATTACCAGTTACCCACAAGTCAAGAAAATAGTTTTATTCTGTCTTATGCAAAAAATTCATCTTCAGATGTAGATTTACTTAAGAATTTTGTAGACAGCACTGGGCAATATGCTCGCATTACTACCTTTATGAAAGATATTGGTACGGACAAAATGGAACGTATTCAAGAAAATCTTCAGAATAAAATAGATAAGGTTTTTCCTAAAGAACGTTACGAAGTTACTATGACAGGTAAAGCTCTTGTGTTTCAAAAGGGCACTAAGTATTTGGTAAGAAACCTTGTTATTTCGTTAACACTTGCAATATTCTTAATTTCATTGTTTATGGCATATCTGTTTCGTTCGTTTAGAATGATTATTGTATCACTTATCCCTAACCTCTTGCCATTGTTAGTTACTGCTGGTTTAATGGGTTATTTAGGGGTTCCTATAAAACCCTCAACAATATTAGTTTTTAGTATTGCTTTTGGTATTTCTGTAGATGATACCATTCACTTCTTAGCCAAATACAGACAAGAATTACAAGCTAACCATTGGAAGATTAGAAAATCGGTTTATGCCGCTTTAAGAGAAACTGGTGTAAGTATGTTTTACACATCTATTGTACTATTCTTTGGTTTCTCTGTATTTACCATATCGAGTTTTGGCGGTACTGTAGCATTAGGAGCATTGGTTTCAATCACTTTATTGTTCGCCATGTTATCTAACTTGTTATTATTACCTTCATTATTATTATCATTAGAACGTAATATTGCCAATAAGGAAGTATTACGTAAACCAACAATAGATATTATACCTTCGGAAGACGATAACGAAGACACTATAAAAAACGATTAG
- a CDS encoding ExbD/TolR family protein — translation MAKRAAPEVNAGSMADIAFLLLIFFLVTTTIEKDKGLLRSLPPIDDTEVEPPIIKQKNLFTVLINRNNQLLVEEKQMELKDLRQAAIEFLDNGGGTNAAGERCDYCKGKRDESSSDHPDKAIISMKHDRETSYEKYIDVQNELVAAYNFLREREAKRLFGNLKEYRGTEKVYQAMLEEKEKNQFSKDTILNGRIEAVKKLFPMKLSEAEPDKS, via the coding sequence ATGGCAAAAAGAGCAGCACCAGAAGTTAATGCAGGTTCAATGGCTGACATTGCCTTCTTACTACTCATCTTCTTCTTGGTAACAACTACTATAGAAAAAGATAAGGGTTTGTTAAGAAGTTTGCCACCTATTGACGACACTGAGGTTGAGCCACCTATTATTAAACAAAAAAACCTATTTACTGTTCTTATAAACAGAAATAACCAATTGCTAGTAGAAGAAAAGCAAATGGAATTAAAGGATTTAAGACAAGCAGCTATAGAGTTTTTGGATAATGGTGGAGGAACCAATGCAGCAGGTGAACGATGTGATTACTGTAAAGGAAAGAGAGACGAATCATCGTCTGACCATCCTGATAAGGCAATTATATCTATGAAACACGACAGAGAAACATCGTACGAGAAATATATAGACGTGCAAAACGAACTTGTAGCGGCCTATAATTTCTTAAGAGAGAGAGAAGCTAAACGTTTGTTCGGTAACTTAAAAGAATACCGAGGAACTGAAAAAGTTTATCAAGCGATGTTAGAAGAGAAAGAAAAGAACCAATTTAGTAAGGATACAATTTTGAATGGCCGAATAGAAGCTGTTAAAAAATTATTCCCTATGAAATTGTCTGAAGCAGAACCAGATAAAAGTTAA
- a CDS encoding ExbD/TolR family protein, whose product MSKFKKGKQGDLPAISTASLPDIVFMLLFFFMVATVMRDSSLMIENRLPSADQVEKLKKDRTAFIYAGKPSAQFKQLGTEPVIQFNDKIIKVEEVQSSVLEAQRELTEELQPKFVVGLKVDKDTHAGLVSDIKQELRKANTLKVMYIANARAE is encoded by the coding sequence ATGTCAAAGTTTAAAAAAGGAAAACAAGGAGATTTGCCAGCGATTTCAACGGCATCTTTACCAGATATTGTATTTATGTTACTTTTCTTTTTCATGGTAGCAACTGTAATGCGTGATAGTTCTCTAATGATAGAGAATAGATTGCCAAGCGCAGATCAGGTAGAGAAGCTTAAGAAAGATAGAACCGCTTTTATATATGCAGGTAAACCTAGTGCTCAATTCAAACAATTGGGTACAGAGCCAGTAATACAATTTAATGACAAAATCATTAAGGTAGAAGAGGTTCAATCTAGTGTATTAGAAGCTCAGCGTGAGTTAACCGAAGAACTACAACCAAAGTTTGTTGTAGGTCTTAAAGTTGATAAAGACACACATGCAGGTTTAGTTTCTGATATTAAGCAAGAGCTTAGAAAAGCAAATACATTAAAAGTAATGTATATTGCTAACGCTAGAGCTGAATAA